A genomic region of Anopheles coustani chromosome 3, idAnoCousDA_361_x.2, whole genome shotgun sequence contains the following coding sequences:
- the LOC131260916 gene encoding probable U3 small nucleolar RNA-associated protein 11, with translation MSSWNKAAKSNQKVHRERAQPASRNHLGILEKKKDYKLRANDQHKKDATLKLLRKRAMNKNPDEFYHHMINSKTKDGEHHELDLDHSFSKDQIKLMKTQDIKYIGMKRTMEANKIQRLQSRLHMTDVVNETPNKHIFFLEEDQEPDEFDLAKRLDTHPDLIGRRTNRPHLEDLQKLKMDVVSPEEITRINHERERSYAELKKRIAREKELTIAQKTLEIKRVLKEKRALKPKRVKKGTANRAPVFKFKFERKR, from the coding sequence ATGTCGAGCTGGAATAAAGCGGCCAAATCCAACCAAAAGGTGCACCGCGAGCGGGCCCAACCCGCCAGCCGGAACCACCTTGGGATTctcgagaaaaagaaagactaCAAGCTTCGCGCGAACGATCAGCACAAAAAAGATGCCACCCTGAAGCTGCTGCGCAAACGGGCGATGAACAAAAACCCGGACGAGTTCTACCATCATATGATCAACTCGAAAACGAAGGATGGCGAACACCACGAGCTAGATCTGGACCACTCGTTCAGCAAGGACCAGATCAAACTGATGAAGACGCAGGACATCAAGTACATCGGGATGAAGCGCACGATGGAGGCGAACAAAATTCAGCGCCTGCAGAGCCGGCTGCACATGACCGACGTGGTTAACGAGACACCCAACAAGCACATTTTCTTTCTCGAAGAGGACCAGGAACCCGACGAGTTCGATCTCGCCAAAAGGCTTGATACACACCCGGATCTGATTGGGCGGCGCACGAATCGACCACACTTGGAGGACCTTCAGAAGCTGAAAATGGACGTTGTTAGTCCGGAAGAGATCACGCGCATCAATCATGAGCGTGAGCGCTCGTATGCTGAGCTGAAGAAACGGATCGCACGCGAAAAGGAGCTCACGATCGCGCAGAAAACGCTCGAGATAAAGCGCGTCCTAAAGGAAAAGCGTGCTCTCAAGCCAAAACGCGTCAAAAAGGGAACGGCTAACCGGGCGCCCGTCTTCAAGTTCAAATTCGAGCGCAAACGATGA